In the Cyanobacterium stanieri LEGE 03274 genome, TTTACGGTGGCAATACCGCCAAAATAGAGGGCTAAAACGGCTCCACCAAGGAGACATTGAGTTAGGGGGTCGGTGGATGGGGTGACGATCGCCCCGATGATTACTGCTCCTAATATGACTATACGCCATCCTGATAACATTTGTTGGGAAGATACTAAGTTTAGTTGACCGAGTAACAGTTGAATAATGGGAATTTGAAAGGTTAACCCCGTAAAAAACATGAGGGATAAAACAAATTTAAAATATCGATCAATAGACCAAGACTGCTCTACCACATCTCCGCCGTAGCTTATAAAAAAGTTAAGGGCTGCGGGAATAAGTAAAAAATAGGCAAAACCTAAGCCAACAAAAAATAGGATACTTGAACCGAATACGACAGGGGCGAGAAGTTTTCTTTCTTTTCTGGTTAATCCAGGTACAACAAATTGGACTATTTGATAAATAATCATGGGACTTGCCACTAAAATCCCTGTATAACCTGCCACTTGAAAAGAGACGAAAAAGAATTCTCCGGGGGCTAGTTGTAGAAATTTAACCCCTTGAGCGGGGATTTCTAGCCAACCAACAATGGGGCGAACGAAGGCAAAACAGGCGATCGCACCTACCAATACAGAAATAAGACTAATAAAAAGACGGGTTCTTAATTCTTCGAGATGGTCAAAGAATGACATTTCAGCGGGCTCGGGAATTTGCTCCCAATAGTCTTGATTTTTTTCTACATTGACAGTGACGGATTCTTTAGTTGCCATGGATGATTATGTAAAGATCTTCTTGATGTCTAATAGGTTATTTTAACCCTTATTTTCTATAATACGGGAAATTAAGACTGAATGTGATTTTAAAGCAAAGTTTGTATTATTTTTGTTTTTAATTGTATTTTTTAAAAATGATTAACAATGGATAATCTGAAGTTTTTTATTAAAAATTAAAAACAGGGTGTAAAAAACATTAATAGATTCAAAAGCAGTTGTTATTATAATCAATAACCCCAAGTCTTTTTTTGCTTCTAAAACAATATATTTTAAAGAAGATGAAACCCTGCTACTGTATCAATCCCCGTTGTCCTCAACCTGATCATCCTGATAATAATAACCCTACTAGCCGTTACTGTTATAGTTGTGGCTCAGAATTACTTTTAAATGGAAA is a window encoding:
- the tatC gene encoding twin-arginine translocase subunit TatC — translated: MATKESVTVNVEKNQDYWEQIPEPAEMSFFDHLEELRTRLFISLISVLVGAIACFAFVRPIVGWLEIPAQGVKFLQLAPGEFFFVSFQVAGYTGILVASPMIIYQIVQFVVPGLTRKERKLLAPVVFGSSILFFVGLGFAYFLLIPAALNFFISYGGDVVEQSWSIDRYFKFVLSLMFFTGLTFQIPIIQLLLGQLNLVSSQQMLSGWRIVILGAVIIGAIVTPSTDPLTQCLLGGAVLALYFGGIATVKLIGK